One window from the genome of Strix aluco isolate bStrAlu1 chromosome 28, bStrAlu1.hap1, whole genome shotgun sequence encodes:
- the ADRA1A gene encoding alpha-1A adrenergic receptor — translation MAFLPGNSSDCSNCTHSVGPVNISKAILLGVILGGLIVFGVLGNILVILSVACHRHLQSVTHYYIINLAVADLLLTSTVLPFSATMEILGYWTFGRIFCNIWAAVDVLCCTASIMSLCIISIDRYIGVSYPLRYPSIVTEKRGLLALLCVWALSLVISIGPLFGWKEPAPEDETICQITEEPGYVLFSALGSFYLPLTIILVMYCRVYVVAKRENKGLTSGLKTERSRSEEVTLRIHRKNAPEGSRSASNPKSKHHFSVRLLKFSREKKAAKTLGIVVGCFVLCWLPFFVVMPLGSFFPAIKPPDTLFKITFWLGYLNSCINPIIYPCSSQEFKKAFQNVLRAQCLPRKQAAKKQSPSFNLNHPTSQSMESSKGVVRIPVGSGETFYKISKSDGVCEWKIFSAVQNMPAKNTVSKDCTAAKAKSKGFLQECCCAGTSGNLIHENCKVPTIKIHTISLSENGEDV, via the exons ATGGCTTTCCTCCCTGGAAACTCCTCCGACTGCTCCAACTGCACCCACTCTGTGGGGCCTGTGAACATTTCAAAGGCCATTTTACTAGGTGTTATTCTAGGGGGGCTGatagtttttggggttttgggtaaTATCCTGGTTATCCTCTCTGTAGCCTGCCACAGACATCTTCAGAGTGTTACCCACTACTATATAATTAACCTGGCTGTAGCTGACCTCCTCTTGACTTCCACTGTCCTGCCCTTCTCAGCTACTATGGAGATTTTGGGCTACTGGACATTTGGGAGAATCTTCTGCAACATCTGGGCAGCTGTAGATGTCCTTTGCTGCACTGCTTCCATTATGAGCCTCTGTATCATCTCGATAGACAGATACATCGGGGTGAGCTACCCACTGAGATACCCAAGCATAGTGACAGAGAAGAGAGGCCTCCTGGCCTTACTGTGTGTTTGGGCATTGTCTCTGGTGATATCAATTGGGCCTCTTTTTGGCTGGAAGGAACCAGCACCAGAAGATGAGACAATCTGTCAAATCACTGAGGAGCCTGGCTACGTGTTGTTCTCTGCTCTAGGCTCCTTCTACCTCCCCCTGACTATTATCTTGGTGATGTATTGCCGAGTGTATGTAGTGGccaaaagggaaaacaaaggtCTGACTTCTGGTCTGAAGACAGAGAGATCTCGTTCCGAAGAAGTGACTCTCCGGATCCATCGTAAAAATGCTCCTGAAGGGAGCAGATCGGCATCTAACCCCAAGAGCAAGCATCATTTCTCAGTGCGTCTCCTCAAGTTCTCAAGGGAAAAGAAAGCTGCCAAGACCCTGGGAATAGTTGTGGGATGCTTCGTTCTCTGCTGGCTTCCATTTTTTGTAGTAATGCCACTTG gttctttctttcctgcaatCAAACCCCCGgacacactttttaaaataacattttggctTGGATATTTAAACAGCTGCATCAACCCCATAATCTATCCGTGCTCAAGTCAAGAGTTTAAGAAAGCGTTCCAAAACGTCCTGAGAGCGCAGTGCCTCCCAAGGAAGCAAGCAGCAAAGAAGCAATCCCCAAGTTTCAACCTCAACCATCCCACCAGCCAAAGCATGGAGAGCAGCAAAGGCGTGGTCCGTATCCCCGTCGGCTCTGGAGAAACCTTCTACAAGATTTCCAAGTCGGATGGGGTCTGCGAATGGAAGATATTCTCGGCTGTGCAAAACATGCCTGCAAAAAACACCGTTTCTAAAGACTGTACTGCTGCCAAAGCAAAAAGTAAAGGTTTCCTCCAGGAATGCTGCTGCGCAGGCACTTCAGGGAACCTCATCCATGAAAACTGTAAAGTGCCAACCATTAAAATACACACCATCTCCCTCAGCGAGAACGGGGAGGACGTCTAA